The genomic window GCGGAAGGACCGAGTACGGTGCCAAGGCAGCCTCTTCTCACACGGGTTCATTGGCTGGAGCCGACACTATTTACGATGCCGTCTTCAAGCAGACCGGAATAATCCGCGCCGAGGACTTCGAGCACATGTTCGACCTCGCAAAGGCCTTTGCCGCACTCAAGGACAAGCTCCCGAAGGGCGACAGGATAGGCATCATTACCGACGGCGGTGGAGCGGGCGTCATGGCCAGCGATGCGGTAGCGAAGTTCGGCCTCAAGATGGCCGACCTCAGCGAAGAGACGCTCAAGTTCCTCAGGGAGAACTTCCCGCCGCACGCCGTAGCTGGCAACCCGACCGACGTCGTCGGCGACACCGACGCCGAGAGGTATAGGATCGCCATCGAGGGCTTCGTCAATGACCCGAACGTCGATGCTATCCTCGTCATAGTCCTCTTCCAGGTTCCGCTCCTTGAGGAGGAAAAGATAATCGACATCCTAGCCGAGTACCAGAAGAAGAGCGACAAGCCAATCGTTGCCGTTGCCATGGGCGGTAAAAAGACCGACCACTACGCAAGGCTCCTGGAGGACAAGGGGGTTCCAGTTTACCCGACCCCCGAAAGGGGAGTTAGAGCCCTGGCGGGCCTTGTTAAGTACGCTGAATACCTCAGGAGGGGGGCCTAATCCCCCAATCTTCCGGTGGTGGTATCATGAAGGAGGAAGCCCTTAAAGTTATTGAAGAGGTTTTGAAGTCCGGAAGGACTTCGCTCGTTGAGTACGAGGCAAAGCAGGTTCTCAAAGCCTACGGACTCCCGGTTCCGGAGGAAAAGCTCGCCAAGACCCTTGATGAGGCACTCCGTTATGCGGAAGAAATCGGCTATCCCGTCGCTATGAAACTGATGTCCCCGCAGATTCTCCACAAGAGCGACGCCAAAGTCGTCCTTCTCAACATCAAGACCCCCGATGAGCTGAAGGAGAAGTGGGAGCTCATCCACGAGAACGCGCGCAAATACCGCCCGGACGCCGAGATACTCGGTGTCCTCATCGCACCGATGCTCAAGGTTGGAAGGGAGATAATCATAGGCGTCACCGAGGACCCCCAGTTCGGGCATGCAATAATGTTCGGCCTAGGTGGAATCTTCGTGGAGGTTCTCAAGGACGTCACCTTCCGTATAGTGCCGATAACCGAGCGCGACGCCAGGAAGATGATCCAGGAGATAAAGAGCTATCCGATTCTCGCCGGGGCGAGGGGCGAGGAGCCGGCCGACATAGACGCCATAGTCAACCTCCTCCTCAAGGTCAGCGACCTGGTCAACGACCTCAGGGACTACATCAAGGAGATGGATCTTAACCCGGTCTTCGTCTACGAGAAGGGCAAGGGTGCCGTTGTCGTTGACGCCAGGATAATCGTCAAGGAGCCGACCGAGAAGAAGGACGAGATAAACACTGAGTACAGGGAGAGGTGCGCCTGATCCCTCTTTTTTTCAGGTTTTCTTTCTTGAGCGGGAGAGAAGAAACAGTCCCAGTGAGAGGATTCCGAATATCCCTATGAACGTAAAACCTCCACTAAGGCCAAGGAACCCTATCAAAATCGGCCCCAGCGCCTGGCCGATGTCCTTTATGCTCTCCAAAAAGCCCAATGCAGTTCCACGAAGCTTCGAGACTTCCGTGGCCAGGGGCTTCGTTGAGGCCTCGCTTATCGAGGCGCCCACCGAAAAGACCACCGCACCCAGAACCACCAGCGGAAGGGAATCCGAG from Thermococcus sp. MAR1 includes these protein-coding regions:
- a CDS encoding acetate--CoA ligase family protein translates to MKEEALKVIEEVLKSGRTSLVEYEAKQVLKAYGLPVPEEKLAKTLDEALRYAEEIGYPVAMKLMSPQILHKSDAKVVLLNIKTPDELKEKWELIHENARKYRPDAEILGVLIAPMLKVGREIIIGVTEDPQFGHAIMFGLGGIFVEVLKDVTFRIVPITERDARKMIQEIKSYPILAGARGEEPADIDAIVNLLLKVSDLVNDLRDYIKEMDLNPVFVYEKGKGAVVVDARIIVKEPTEKKDEINTEYRERCA